A region of the Apium graveolens cultivar Ventura chromosome 6, ASM990537v1, whole genome shotgun sequence genome:
TATTATactttaaattttattatatatataatcgATAAATGGCATGTCATTTGGACATATTTTTTGACAAAAATCATGTGACAGGTACCCTAGTTatcatatcaaaataaaatatttgatgtATAACAACTTTAAATAATGATAAcgtattatttttgaaaatatagtCAATTATTATAACTAATTCCATTAAAAAAAATTCTTAGAGATTGAtcaataaattttaaataatcaGTATTTTAATCcaaaatcaataaattaatcccTACGATATCGATTGTCTAGTTCCATGAGTTACTGAGTTGAATTGTCGTCCAAAATCTTGCTGCAGTTCTTGTTGGCAAACAGAACTAATTAATTACCTACGATTGAttgtaatatttttaatatatgtACTTTAGGAGGGGCAGCATATATTAAGTAGGAACCCTGTATATATAAATCCCTCCGCTCTCAATTATCTCCATCTGTTCCACCGATCCATCATCAAATTATATATTATCTGTCTGAACATGGTACAGAAAACAAGTGACGTGAAAGAGACTCTCGAGCATAATGTTACTGATTATCCCAACGGGGTATTCTTCAACTACAATCTTTAATTCTTTATATGATCTCATCTCTTTAGGGTTTTTGTTCACTGCTTGCTTTGTTAGTATTGTTGTGATTATCAGTTGTTTTCTGTTTCTGTTACCGGCTGATAAATTTTCATGTCTATTGGATTAAGGGTTTAATTTTGTCTTGGTTAATATTGAAACTTTTATTGTAATTATACTTTGCTGTTGTGTTTAGGGTGTTCGTGTTGGTAAGTGGGAAGCTTCGTTTCTTAGCCACAATTGTGAATGCAAAAGCCTTTTTGATTGCGAACAAGAAGAAGAATTGATGAATATTgtaataaaatataaagaaaaggCGTTAAGTTCGTGGGATGACCATATTATCGCGGTCAATTTTGAAAGAAAGGTATGTAATTAAACTTCATACTAGCTCCCTGAATTTTGAGGGATCACCTGCTGGAAGGTGTatatacttgcataatatagAACACTAAAGAACTTATATATGTAAGTAGAGAAATTTCATTCAATTTCATTGAATTTTCACgttatataatattatttagtGAAAGGATATTAAATATTGTACGTTACGATTTCTTATATGTTTGTTTGTGTACTAAATTTTAGACAAAAATTCTCGATGATCATGTTAAAAAATTGATGGAGTCCCCCCACTTATCAAATGATGCTATAGAAGATATAAAAGAAATGATTATTGGAGGTATAGAAGACTGATTTTTTTCtatttattttgataattaatttaatttaattataattatgtGTTGATTAACATTTGACGAACAGACTCAAAACTAGTTGCTGGTCTAAATTCTTTGGTTTTTGAGCTCCTTGGTCAAATCCTGATTGATGATAAAGTCAATGAATTCACCAAGGTTTGATGTCTTGATAAATGCATCGGTGTACAATCAAAACTTTAATAAGATTCTTTTTAATTTTATGGGTTCGTGTCCTTTGGACTTTTATTTCAGGGATCGGCTGCTTGCATTTTGGGATTTGCAAATTTTGATGAATGCAGTGTTGGTTTAAAAGAAAAGGCAATTGAAGTCCTTGTGAAGCTCATTTCTGATGACTGTGACACGATATCCATTCCTGTAATCTTCACTCAGCCACTTAGTTTACTAATTTTGATTAACCTGAATGAATGTCTAACCATAAATATATACTTTATATCAATTTAGGTTTTGAGGACATTGACACACTTTGCCTATTTTTCCGCCGATTATGCAAGTTTTATCATTGAAAATGGTGCTTTGGAAGGTGCGGTTGCAATCATTGAACCTATTGTTCCTTCTCATAAGAGGATCCAGAACTTGGCAAAGTTTATGGTGGTAGTTGTTCGTCAAGTTCCAGTTCCAAATGACAAGGTTCTTTATCTTGTCCACTTTTCTAACTCCCTTTCCCTGTACAGCAACATACAACTTTTTATGTATTTTTAACAATTCAATTGTTGGCAGGTAGGGGCAGTTGTAACCATTTTGGACGCGATATTTAGGGAGTCGCCTAATCGTCGCTGTATAGTGAGAGCATGCTACATACTTTCGTATATTGCAGTTGACCGGTGGGTAAATGAAGGAAATATCTTAAACAATATAATTGACTTAATCTGGTAAGTGGATTATGTGTCCTTTTTTATGGTTGTATCTTTCCTGCAATATTTAGTTGATATCTGATTTCTAATCGTGATATGTTGCTCTGATGTTTCAGGGACAATAGTGATGTGGTCGCCTATTTTGCACTTAGAGTAGCTGCATGTATTGTGAAATCGAAAAATTCTCGCAAGGTATGCTCTTATGTTATATTTTATCTAAACCTGCGAAATTTTTAAAAAGAAACAATTATAGAAAGTTTTGGAGCTTTAAATTTGAAGTTCAATATATAAGGACGTTTCTACCAGCAAATTGAGAAACTATAGGGCTGTTTTATAAGAACAAATACATTTGAGCCTTTTGTTGTGATATCCAAAAAAATGCAGAGCTGGTTTGTGATTTTTTAATAGTTTCGCAAACTGTTGTGTATACATTTTGAACTTAAGTTACAACAAACCTAGATATTGTTATATTCAGCCAACTTCTGGAAGATTGTATAACTTAAAATTTCGATATGATCCTTGTATAATTAGACCTAGACCTGGTTTGAGCCCTTCGATGAAAAATGTGCTTCACCCAGAAGCACATTTCAAATCCTCATAGTCGAACAGTTGAGGAAGGATAACTGATAATCTAAAGCATGTTGGTTCTTCTTCAGTGAAGAATGTTGTCTGCAATCTGTGAATGGCTTGTTTAGGTTTGTTTTACGTGTAACTTAAGATAGCTAATGTACAAATACACTGTTTTCAAAGATTTGAACTTACTAATGACAACTAACTTTGTAGAACTATGAACAAGGTAGTCACTGTATAGACTTCAGTTGGAGTTAAAAATGGTGTCTTATTACTATATCTAGCGTATGTATTACTAGTTTATGGCTTGAAAGATGATTTAAAGGTGATCCTTACAAAACATGCATGTTCATGAGTTCTTTCTTGCAGACCTTGACTAAAAACTACAAGTTTCTACAATACCTTGGGTGGAGCTTGGTATTGTGCAAGCCTAAAAAGTTTGAGAAGGAAGCTTGTCAAATAATTTCGATTATAGCTGCTGAAAGCGGAACATTCATAAAAGTTGGTTTTAGTATTAAGGAATTTACTTTATTGTTTAAATTCATTTTAGTATTAATTGTATTTCATTTGCTCTGCTCTTAACTATACCATTATAACTCGAATTAACAGGATTTGTACATCTACGGCCTGATGGATGCTCTCTTTAAACTCCTTGAAGAGGGTGACTTTGATGTAAGGATGGAGGCAGGATGCACAATTCATAATGTCATTAGTCGTCATAGGTATGAATTGGCAAGAAATATGATAGATGTTCCGGTATCTTAGATTATGATAGAATTGGCTTGCAGTCGTTCCCGGACGTGCTcagtttacaataattatttACATTTGCGTTTGTCTTTTTATAAATGTCAACTCCCAACACAGTTAAAAACTCTGTTTTAAATTTGAGTTTTTTAAAGTTGGTGGTGATCATTGTGCATTTCTTTTTTCTTTGCAACTTGTAATGCTTAGCAATTGTTATTTTTTTTGATATTTATGCTTAACAATTGTTGTTTAAATAACTTTATTTTCAAATCAAGCATACCATCTATTTTAATAAAACAGAAGTTAGAGAATAGCTAGAGAAAAAAGGAATATCAAATTAGCTAGAGGTTTAACGCCACTATTGTTCAAGTTTGAGTCCAGCGTATGACAATCTACCATTTTGTTGAAAACGCCTGAAAGATACATTTGTGATCGTAACGGTTCGCAGAAATGGCATCTGCAGTTTGCAGGAGAGATACTACTGGGAGAGCTAGAAGAATGGCAATACAAAGAAACAAATATTCTACCTTCATTGACAACTTCATACACTTTGAGGGTAGATTGCCAACAAAATTTATCAACTGCAACTCTGCAAAAACCAAGATGCATCTAGCAGCCGCCTGGGCTGTCATTTACTTCAGACCATAAATTGTTAAGCTTTTAAAGTCATCGTTTTAAGTAAACCTGAATTCATGCATTTAAAATATTTAAGATTTGGCGTGTCAATTTACTGTATCTACCAGATTTGAACATCCGAAGACTTTGAGCTTCACTTATAATGCTATCAGTGCACCCTAGTCTACTAATATGTTTGTTCACATTACCAAATCAGAAAAGAGATGCTGATTTCAATAGCAGATAAAGTGAAGTAATTCTAGCGCTCCAAATGCAGCATCATGACTTTAGGCCTTGGGAAATATAAACACGATAAAATGCAGATATTtaaacaaaaatacaaaaatatatataaatgcATGAAAGCATGAATTGCAGCGTCTTGAGAATATGAGAGAATTGCATTTTGCATCCTTATATTTGGCCAAAAATCAATTTTGTATACATATTTTCATAAATTGCAGTTTGCATCCCCTACTTTGAAATCCGCTTCAAGTTGCACCCTTTTTGCCAAATTTTGTCAATTTTTTTGCCCAAATTATTGTCTTCAACAACATATATAATCTATTATTGAAGAATACAGATGAGATATATTATCGGAGACAGCAATTTGAGCTAAAAAATTGGGTAAAAAGGGTGCATGTTGAAGCGGATTTCAAGAGGGGGGTGCAAACCGCAATTTATGAAAATAGGTATACAAAATTCGTAGTATATCTGAACTAGATAATTTCATGTGGTATCTTGCACTAGCCATTGTCGATCAAAACCCTGACTAGCCCTCCCAAACATCAAGGCAAATACATAACTACATATTATGGATGTTTTAGCACCAAATTAGAGATAAGATCCGATCTCAGCTGTATCTGTGAAGAAAAGAATACTAAAGCGAGcaaaaaatgctcagcaagtaacCTACtcaaacatatatatgtataaacaTCTTACTCAAAACATATGTTGTCACTTGGAGCATATATTTGCTCGTTTAATCCAGTTTACGTCCAATATCTTTACTAAAATTCAAATACTGGCAGGAACAAGCGACAACATTTGCTATTGTCTAGTTATTGTGGTTAACACCTACACTGGTATATCTAATCAGTTCAGCTGCAACCAATAAAGACTGCAACAACTAAAAAACAAAGAGTAGACTATTATGGAATAGACTGTCACAAAAACCTCAAAATCATCTTCATATTATCTAATTAAAAATCACAAGAATTAAGACTAAGTTCTGAAAATGAGAATCTAGATATAGCCTCAACCGCCACGTCTTAGAAGCCAGAGTACACATCAAATATAACTGAAATTATAATTTCATTTGTGGCCACCCACAACATTCTTTTTAAGTCGCAAAAACATCTTTCctgtcttaaaatattacaattttttaatatatatttggACAATGAATGAACTTGAAATTCAGTCGAAATAAGAGAAACAAATTAATTGTGATGTTTTTGCATCCTGTTGTAAGGTGCTTCAAGTGACCGGCTGCAAAATTTCCTGTATAATTTTACCCTCAGATTTCACGGATGAAGAGTTAGATTTCAAGCACGTGCATTATTCAGTATAAATCTAACTCTTCATCCGTGAAATCTGAGTCTTCATCTGTGAAATTTGAGTCTTCATCCGTGGAATACGAGTCTTCATTACAATTCCAAGTGATTTTTACTAGGATCTGATTATCAACTACTTTTGATTTTTCTCCGGGAGTAAAGTCAGCACTGCCTTTATAATGTAAACCATTATAAAAAAGGGAGATGTCAACGTAAAGCCGAGAGTCCAATGGCACACCTACACGTGATTTGGACAACGGAATCAGACCGTTGTATTCCACTTGTACTTTGCTAGCGAGATTCTTGGAAAAGAGATGACTCGTAGAGGAGGGATGGTCAAATTTGCTGTTTGCAGCCAAAACAACGCCATAGACATCGGTTTCTGCTTCAGAAAGGATATGTTGCGATAACATAACCTTTATATTTGCTATCGTGGCATTGGAGAAACAACCAAATAGAACAGAGATATCCCTCATGTAGCCATCTTCAGACTTCATACTAGGTTTCGCCAACCAATCCTTATCCTTTTCAAAAGGGACAACTACCTCTTTACGATCCTTGTATCGACCAGGAAGAAGATCGAACTTTAGTTCAAGGTCTGTAAAGGAGCAGATTGGTCCTCCGTTCCATACAGGAAGCTGATCCCCGTATTTAATTGATGTCTTACTTGGGTCCAACTTAGCCTCAAAATATAAGTGATAATGCCTGTTGTTAGTCGTCAGAGAGATTGAACCAATCTGGTCTTCCGCCTCCAGTGGAGCACAGCCAAAATATGTTATCGAATATACCTCCAATACGGGGATTCCAACCAATTCCTTAGAACATAAAAATTGTCAGCCAATGAGATGTCTATTAATCAATCTTAAAGGCAATGAAAAAACACAAGATACACAAATTTAGTGATTTCATGAAGATAATGATAAGTATAACACAAACTTAAAAACATGTATACTTGATTTGGGTTTCATGAAGATTAACACAACACCAACACCAGAACCAACAACAAAAAAATATAAAGTAATTACAATATCATTCAATAAGAAATTAAACGTCTGTCGACTGGAACAGAAAACTTCCATAAGAAACTATAATAAAACGACGGATAACCACAACACAATAATAAAGCAAGCAGTGAACAAACCCTAAAAAATCATATTAAGGAGAGATATGAACAAAGATTACGTACTACACATACTAAACAAATATCCTAGAAACAGAGATCGTAATTAAGAATACCTTGCGGGTACAATTTTCGATGCAAACATGATCATCCACATCCCTAACTTTAGTTCCGACAGTCTTGGAAGTTTCGACAACAGCCTCAGGAAACTGCAATTGGTTGTCAGCCATGTTAAGTTTccagaaaacaaaagaaaattcAGACAGACAACAACAAAATTTTAGTTGAAACGCTAGGGTATATTGCGCACCGACCCCAAAACATTAATATTCTTAATTGGGTTAAATTAgcttttataaatatattttattctatgtaaaattattttttcattttattaatttttaaaatctttacCTTTTAACATTTATTAGATcatattatttttcttttaactTTTAAATTGAATTAATGTTTGTACTCGTCAGTATTCAAACCTTGAGCTCTTCCGTTAATAATGGGATTTATAAGCTCTTCCCTTAATAatgtgattttataaaataacaATTTTATCCCGGACGACCATATCACATTAACTCTCTTAAGTCAATAATATATAAGAATATagtttttttttgacaaatatggcttatatccttacaaatgagtatctgttctcaTAAATTGTCGGGGTGAGCGAGGATCGAACTGGGACGACAGAGGATAAACTCTTAACCAATTGAGCTATCCAACCGTGCTCATAAGAATACAGTTATAtcttaattttatatattataaatgaGTCATTTCTAATTAACTTATACTCCTAAATAATTCACATAAATTAAATATGTACTCACATAAATTAGTTTGAGTACAAAAACGGTTTACTGTTTTGAGATACCATCCTTTTAGTAGGGTTTGATTATATTTCCTAAAGTAATTaagtgtaaataaaaaaaaagCTAATCTCAGCTGCAGGTCTGCAAAAACCAAAGAGGCATCCGGCAGCGCCTGTCatttgctttagtccataaattCCTAAGCTTTTCGAAGTCATTGCTTTAAGTAAACTTGATCTCATGCATTTAAAATATTTTAGATTTGGCGTGTCATTTACTGTATCTACCAGATTTAAAGCATTATCAGGCTTACTATTTTAAAGATAATCGAAGAA
Encoded here:
- the LOC141668249 gene encoding uncharacterized protein LOC141668249 isoform X1, giving the protein MVQKTSDVKETLEHNVTDYPNGGVRVGKWEASFLSHNCECKSLFDCEQEEELMNIVIKYKEKALSSWDDHIIAVNFERKTKILDDHVKKLMESPHLSNDAIEDIKEMIIGDSKLVAGLNSLVFELLGQILIDDKVNEFTKGSAACILGFANFDECSVGLKEKAIEVLVKLISDDCDTISIPVLRTLTHFAYFSADYASFIIENGALEGAVAIIEPIVPSHKRIQNLAKFMVVVVRQVPVPNDKVGAVVTILDAIFRESPNRRCIVRACYILSYIAVDRWVNEGNILNNIIDLIWDNSDVVAYFALRVAACIVKSKNSRKTLTKNYKFLQYLGWSLVLCKPKKFEKEACQIISIIAAESGTFIKDLYIYGLMDALFKLLEEGDFDVRMEAGCTIHNVISRHRYELARNMIDVPVS
- the LOC141668249 gene encoding uncharacterized protein LOC141668249 isoform X2, whose amino-acid sequence is MVQKTSDVKETLEHNVTDYPNGGVRVGKWEASFLSHNCECKSLFDCEQEEELMNIVIKYKEKALSSWDDHIIAVNFERKTKILDDHVKKLMESPHLSNDAIEDIKEMIIGDSKLVAGLNSLVFELLGQILIDDKVNEFTKGSAACILGFANFDECSVGLKEKAIEVLVKLISDDCDTISIPVLRTLTHFAYFSADYASFIIENGALEGAVAIIEPIVPSHKRIQNLAKFMVVVVRQVPVPNDKVGAVVTILDAIFRESPNRRCIVRACYILSYIAVDRWVNEGNILNNIIDLIWDNSDVVAYFALRVAACIVKSKNSRKDLYIYGLMDALFKLLEEGDFDVRMEAGCTIHNVISRHRYELARNMIDVPVS
- the LOC141663658 gene encoding uncharacterized protein LOC141663658, producing MADNQLQFPEAVVETSKTVGTKVRDVDDHVCIENCTRKELVGIPVLEVYSITYFGCAPLEAEDQIGSISLTTNNRHYHLYFEAKLDPSKTSIKYGDQLPVWNGGPICSFTDLELKFDLLPGRYKDRKEVVVPFEKDKDWLAKPSMKSEDGYMRDISVLFGCFSNATIANIKVMLSQHILSEAETDVYGVVLAANSKFDHPSSTSHLFSKNLASKVQVEYNGLIPLSKSRVGVPLDSRLYVDISLFYNGLHYKGSADFTPGEKSKVVDNQILVKITWNCNEDSYSTDEDSNFTDEDSDFTDEELDLY